In one Mycobacterium sp. NBC_00419 genomic region, the following are encoded:
- a CDS encoding cytochrome P450 — translation MPSPNLPHGFDFLDPDRNVRKLPVEELAELREVAPIWWCEQPIGKGGFNDGGYWVVTKHKDVKEVSRRNDVFSSWENGAIPQFPDDMSRDDIDLQRFVMLNMDGEHHDRLRRIISKGFTPRAVGRLKDELTERAQAIAKAAAAEGSGDFVEQVSCELPLQAIAGLLGVPQEDREKLFRWSNEMTGGEDPEFADVDPKQSSMEVLAYSMHMAAVKTANPGDDIVTALVNADIDGEKLSEDEFGFFVMMLAVAGNETTRNSITHGMIAFANNPDQWELYKKDRPETAADEIVRWATPVTAFQRTALEDVELGGVPIKKGQRVAIFYRSANFDEEVFDDPHSFNILRDPNPHVGFGGTGVHYCIGANLARMTINLMFNAIADHMPDLTSVGTPERLRSGWLNGIKHWQVDYAGTSAN, via the coding sequence ATGCCAAGCCCCAACCTGCCGCACGGATTCGACTTCCTGGATCCGGACCGCAACGTCCGAAAATTGCCGGTCGAGGAGCTCGCTGAGCTCCGCGAGGTAGCGCCGATCTGGTGGTGCGAGCAGCCTATCGGCAAGGGCGGATTCAACGACGGCGGTTATTGGGTCGTCACCAAGCACAAGGACGTCAAAGAGGTCTCGCGTCGCAACGACGTCTTCTCCAGCTGGGAGAACGGCGCCATCCCGCAGTTCCCCGACGACATGTCGCGCGATGACATCGATCTGCAGCGCTTCGTCATGCTCAACATGGACGGCGAGCACCACGACCGGCTGCGCCGCATCATCTCCAAGGGCTTCACGCCGCGAGCGGTGGGCCGGTTGAAGGATGAGCTCACCGAGCGCGCCCAGGCCATCGCCAAGGCAGCCGCCGCGGAGGGGTCCGGCGACTTCGTCGAGCAGGTGTCGTGCGAGCTTCCGCTGCAGGCGATCGCCGGTCTGCTCGGGGTGCCCCAGGAGGATCGCGAGAAGCTGTTCCGCTGGTCCAACGAGATGACCGGTGGGGAGGATCCGGAGTTCGCTGACGTCGACCCCAAGCAGTCGTCGATGGAGGTGCTGGCCTACTCGATGCACATGGCGGCGGTCAAGACCGCGAACCCCGGCGACGACATCGTCACCGCACTGGTCAACGCCGACATCGACGGCGAGAAGCTCTCCGAGGACGAGTTCGGCTTCTTCGTGATGATGCTGGCCGTCGCCGGCAACGAGACCACCCGCAACTCGATCACCCACGGAATGATCGCCTTCGCCAACAATCCCGATCAGTGGGAGTTGTACAAGAAGGACCGTCCCGAAACCGCTGCGGACGAGATCGTCCGGTGGGCGACCCCGGTCACGGCGTTCCAGCGCACCGCGCTCGAGGACGTCGAGCTCGGTGGCGTGCCGATCAAGAAGGGCCAGCGAGTGGCGATCTTCTATCGCTCGGCCAACTTCGACGAAGAAGTGTTCGACGATCCGCACTCCTTCAACATCCTGCGCGACCCCAACCCGCACGTCGGCTTCGGCGGCACCGGGGTGCACTACTGCATCGGGGCGAACCTGGCCAGGATGACCATCAACCTCATGTTCAATGCGATCGCTGACCACATGCCCGATCTCACGTCGGTGGGCACACCCGAGCGGCTACGTTCGGGGTGGCTCAACGGAATCAAGCACTGGCAGGTCGACTACGCCGGCACGTCGGCGAACTAA
- a CDS encoding steroid 3-ketoacyl-CoA thiolase — MGNPVIVEATRSPIGKRGGWLSGLHATELLGAVQRAVVEKAGIDPNEVEQAIGGCVTQYGEQSNNITRVAWLTAGLPEQIGATTVDCQCGSAQQANHLIAGLISVGAIDVGIACGIEAMSRVGLGANAGPDRSKIRAASWDIDMPDQFTAAERIAKRRGITREDLDHLGFISQQKAKRAWDEGRFDREISPIEAPVLDENKQPTSERHLVSRDQGLRETTMEGLAGLKPVMEGAMHTAGTSSQISDGAAAVLWMDEDKAKALGLKPRARIVSQALVGSETYYHLDGPVQSTARVLEKAGMKLGDIDLVEINEAFASVVLSWAQVHGADMDKVNVNGGAIALGHPVGSTGSRLITTALHELERTDQSTALITMCAGGALSTGTIIERI, encoded by the coding sequence ATGGGTAATCCTGTCATCGTCGAAGCCACCCGCAGCCCGATCGGAAAGCGGGGCGGCTGGTTGTCCGGTCTGCACGCCACCGAACTGCTGGGCGCGGTCCAGCGAGCTGTAGTGGAGAAAGCCGGTATCGACCCGAACGAGGTCGAGCAGGCCATCGGTGGTTGCGTCACCCAGTACGGCGAGCAGTCCAACAACATCACCCGGGTGGCCTGGCTGACGGCCGGCCTGCCCGAGCAGATCGGCGCGACGACGGTGGACTGCCAGTGCGGCAGCGCCCAGCAGGCCAACCACCTCATCGCCGGCCTGATCTCAGTCGGGGCCATCGATGTCGGTATCGCCTGCGGGATCGAGGCGATGAGCCGCGTCGGCCTGGGCGCCAACGCCGGCCCGGACCGCTCCAAGATCCGCGCCGCCTCGTGGGACATCGACATGCCCGACCAGTTCACCGCCGCTGAGCGCATCGCCAAGCGCCGCGGCATCACCCGCGAAGACCTCGACCATCTTGGCTTCATCTCCCAGCAAAAAGCCAAGCGCGCCTGGGACGAGGGCCGCTTCGACCGCGAGATCTCCCCGATCGAGGCACCCGTTCTCGACGAGAACAAGCAACCCACCTCTGAGCGGCATCTGGTCAGCCGCGACCAAGGTCTGCGGGAGACCACCATGGAGGGGCTCGCCGGCCTCAAGCCGGTGATGGAAGGCGCCATGCACACCGCAGGCACCTCGTCGCAGATCTCCGACGGCGCCGCCGCGGTGCTGTGGATGGACGAAGACAAAGCCAAGGCACTCGGTTTGAAGCCGCGGGCCCGCATCGTCAGCCAGGCTCTTGTCGGCTCCGAGACCTACTACCACCTCGACGGCCCGGTGCAGTCCACTGCCCGCGTGCTGGAGAAGGCGGGCATGAAGCTGGGCGACATCGACCTGGTGGAGATCAACGAGGCGTTCGCGTCGGTGGTCCTGTCCTGGGCTCAGGTCCACGGCGCCGACATGGACAAGGTGAACGTCAACGGCGGCGCCATCGCGTTGGGCCACCCGGTCGGCAGCACCGGTAGCCGGTTGATCACCACCGCGCTGCATGAACTCGAGCGCACCGACCAGAGCACCGCGCTCATCACGATGTGCGCCGGCGGTGCGCTGTCGACCGGCACCATCATCGAGCGGATCTAG